In Aspergillus oryzae RIB40 DNA, chromosome 6, one genomic interval encodes:
- a CDS encoding uncharacterized protein (WD40 repeat), producing MRDIATADDWKEMLTEIKRTDKSIEDILGDWSKKTVQEIHAEITSMKREVERQLNIVLDTINTQAAQDQLDILHPVTRAAFGSYEQARETCLVGTQVPLLQLIQDWSNDAQGEPILWLQGMAGTGKSTIARTVASAFYNGTSLLGQETLPNDACLGGSFFFDHRDEDCRDPRKLFPTLARDLVDVLPEIQQSLCDGIRSHHATHAGSLDGQWKHLIFNPLKMLKTTLPVTILFVLDALDECQAGTREDQDDISDILALLSQVRELTTVRVRVLITSRPGIHMRYRFNEIPEGIRDETVYKIRRLDGDGVKADDITRLIEYKLSEVRRRNDLPRDWPGKERVDKLAEKADGLFIYAATVCRFLAMANRKTIEDRLGKIFDGDVGLDGMYTRILQVVLTGEVDNDQAMSDLFKQVVGSIIVLSRPLSIRALSRLVEVELSDTRWLMEHLYSVLEMPQGDHGPIQLLHLSFRDFLLASQRCNDNRFWIDEKQAHRNLYQYCLKIMSNILRRNICCLEDPDTHIADMKPSVVHEFLPEQVQYACSHWVDHLQRSDIVASDDTVLYDFLRTHFVHWLEAMAVMGRIPIAIMILNNLTTLQLETNAKLRRLVHDARRFAVSFRSVYEKAPLQIYASALLFAPQESIIRREFEEEIPAWISEKPSAHQYWSPLLHTIPKPSRDPITQLKFSPDSRLMAVVSSYMYSHVCRLWDTSTWVCVKSFEDQGNIRDAAFSPDSKQLATVSEAGSVRLWNTHTGRSTFLESASSAVTFVVFSSNGEKLAAKSHGDIKAWDLVSERLLLEIPDERSEIVSISPDCRFIASWNNLAVIVWDVSQRAVLHTHERRGVHTIEFSPEGNLLIASNDGTVEFWDCTENILRSYTNIGYKSLVAGFSPDSKNIVSLSTNGQINVWDWTTNEFKSNIHHISDSVDYSLYCGKVSFPRFGELAASLVADGPEDIWTFIPGVLTEIYRFSGRMMDALAFSPDGKIIAASACWTEEITIWNGSSKVSEALGDIHEDTITGLSFAPNGTVVASAAKDGTIRFWEAQSGTHMKCLRGVDDPEFQKIRFSTDSQTMICRTYNGQCVIWNIPTWKVLKRLELGKDTSKLQNMALSHDGQLVATGCFDERKDTSHIELWNLTSTEPLLALTEEGDTKDNEISPLGSFIASTYYGSSSFQLRHTQTGNLIHSMDHGDRGPVIAFSPSESMIASAEHSIKLWDTSTGTCLGQRSIDGCVESMVFSEDGTYVRTNEGQFQVASILGANPDLCHDKMVGEGVYVHNNWIMEGASKSSSVMVIGLSADERETV from the exons ATGAGAGATATCGCGACCGCTGATGACTGGAAGGAAATGCTCACGGAAATCAAGCGCACTGACAAATCGATCGAAGATATATTAGGGGATTGGTCAAAGAAGACAGTCCAGGAGATTCATGCCGAAATCACCTCAATGAAACGTGAGGTCGAAAGGCAATTGAACATTGTTCTTGACACTATCAAC ACTCAAGCAGCTCAAGATCAACTGGATATCCTCCATCCGGTTACGCGCGCTGCCTTTGGTTCTTATGAACAAGCTAGGGAAACATGTCTTGTCGGTACTCAGGTGCCTTTACTTCAACTAATTCAAGATTGGAGTAACGATGCCCAGGGGGAGCCTATTCTGTGGCTCCAGGGTATGGCCGGTACTGGCAAGTCTACAATTGCCCGAACCGTGGCTTCTGCATTTTACAATGGGACATCTTTATTAGGTCAGGAAACACTACCCAATGATGCGTGTCTTGGTGgtagctttttcttcgacCATAGGGATGAGGACTGCAGGGACCCTAGGAAACTCTTTCCTACCTTGGCTAGAGACCTAGTGGATGTCCTACCAGAGATCCAGCAATCTTTATGTGATGGTATTCGTAGCCATCATGCTACCCATGCAGGATCCCTAGATGGCCAGTGGAAACatttgatcttcaaccctCTGAAGATGCTGAAGACAACGCTCCCTGTGACAATCCTTTTCGTTCTTGATGCACTGGACGAGTGTCAAGCTGGAACTAGAGAGGATCAGGATGACATCAGCGATATCCTGGCTCTACTCAGTCAAGTTCGGGAGTTAACGACCGTGCGAGTTCGGGTACTCATTACTAGTCGTCCTGGAATACATATGCGCTATAGATTCAATGAGATACCAGAAGGAATTCGGGATGAAACTGTGTATAAAATTCGACGACTAGATGGCGATGGAGTGAAAGCAGATGACATTACCCGTCTAATTGAATATAAATTGTCGGAGGttcgaagaaggaatgaTCTCCCGCGGGACTGgcctggaaaggagagggtCGATAAACTGGCTGAGAAAGCAGATGGACTGTTCATTTATGCAGCCACAGTATGCCGATTTCTGGCAATGGCCAACAGAAAGACAATCGAAGATCGCCTAGGGAAGATCTTTGACGGTGATGTGGGCCTGGATGGGATGTACACTAGAATCCTCCAGGTCGTGCTTACCGGAGAAGTAGACAACGACCAGGCGATGTCCGACTTGTTTAAACAGGTAGTTGGCTCCATTATTGTTCTGTCCAGACCGCTTTCCATCAGAGCCCTAAGCAGGCTCGTTGAAGTCGAGCTTAGTGACACAAGATGGCTTATGGAGCACCTTTATTCGGTCCTGGAAATGCCCCAAGGTGATCACGGTCCCATTCAATTGTTACATCTATCATTCAGGGATTTTCTTCTAGCCTCTCAGCGATGCAATGATAATCGTTTTTGGATCGATGAGAAACAAGCGCATCGCAACCTTTACCAATACTGCCTAAAGATCATGTCTAATATCCTACGGCGTAATATATGCTGCCTTGAGGACCCAGATACTCACATAGCAGATATGAAACCTTCAGTCGTGCATGAATTCCTTCCCGAGCAGGTGCAGTATGCCTGTAGTCACTGGGTGGACCATCTTCAACGGAGCGATATTGTGGCGTCTGATGACACAGTGCTCTATGACTTCCTAAGAACACACTTTGTCCATTGGCTTGAAGCTATGGCTGTTATGGGGAGGATCCCAATCGCGATCATGATATTAAATAACTTAACCACTCTTCAG CTTGAGACCAACGCGAAACTGCGGAGACTTGTTCATGATGCACGACGGTTCGCTGTCAGCTTCAGATCAGTGTATGAGAAAGCCCCTCTGCAAATTTACGCATCTGCTTTGCTCTTTGCACCTCAGGAAAGTATCATTCGACGtgagtttgaagaagagattccTGCTTGGATATCTGAGAAGCCAAGTGCTCATCAATATTGGAGCCCATTACTGCATACCATCCCAAAGCCTAGCCGTGACCCTATTACACAGTTAAAATTCTCACCTGACAGCAGATTAATGGCGGTAGTGTCTTCGTATATGTACTCACATGTGTGTCGGTTATGGGATACGTCAACTTGGGTTTGTGTAAAATCATTTGAAGATCAAGGTAACATTCGAGATGCTGCCTTTTCACCAGACAGCAAGCAGTTGGCAACCGTATCAGAGGCCGGGTCCGTCCGGCTCTGGAATACACACACTGGGAGATCAACATTTCTCGAATCTGCTTCAAGTGCGGTGACTTTCGTGGTATTTTCGTCAAATGGTGAAAAGCTCGCAGCTAAATCTCATGGGGATATCAAGGCTTGGGACTTAGTATCGGAGAGACTGCTACTAGAAATACCTGATGAAAGGAGTGAAATAGTTTCCATCTCCCCGGATTGCAGATTTATAGCATCTTGGAATAATCTTGCTGTTATCGTTTGGGATGTTTCACAGAGGGCGGTTTTACACACACATGAGCGACGGGGGGTCCATACGATTGAATTTTCCCCTGAGGGAAATTTGCTGATTGCATCCAATGATGGCACAGTTGAATTTTGGGATTGTACGGAGAATATCTTGCGATCTTATACTAATATTGGGTACAAATCGTTGGTCGCGGGTTTCTCACCAGACAGCAAAAACattgtctctctttcaaCAAACGGTCAAATCAACGTATGGGACTGGACTACAAATGAATTCAAAAGCAATATACACCATATAAGCGACTCAGTGGATTACAGCCTATACTGCGGAAAGGTATCATTCCCACGATTCGGCGAACTCGCGGCTTCTTTGGTAGCCGATGGACCGGAAGACATCTGGACATTTATACCGGGAGTCTTGAcggaaatatatagattctcTGGTAGGATGATGGATGCACTTGCCTTTTCCCCAGATGGCAAGATAATAGCAGCTTCTGCATGCTGGACAGAAGAGATTACGATTTGGAATGGATCATCAAAGGTTTCGGAGGCGCTCGGTGATATACATGAGGATACCATTACTGGTCTAAGCTTTGCTCCGAATGGTACTGTTGTTGCATCGGCCGCCAAGGATGGCACAATCAGATTCTGGGAAGCGCAATCAGGAACGCATATGAAATGTCTGCGAGGGGTGGACGATCCGGAATTTCAGAAGATAAGATTCTCAACTGACAGCCAAACCATGATATGCCGAACGTATAATGGGCAATGTGTTATCTGGAATATACCCACGTGGAAGGTTCTAAAAAGGCTGGAACTTGGAAAGGACACTTCGAAACTCCAAAATATGGCATTATCACATGATGGTCAGCTGGTGGCAACAGGATGTTTTGATGAGCGGAAAGACACGAGTCATATTGAGCTCTGGAACCTGACTTCGACCGAGCCTCTCCTCGCACTcacagaagaaggcgatACTAAGGACAATGAGATTTCGCCCCTTGGAAGTTTCATAGCGTCGACTTACTAtggatcttcatcattccagCTTCGGCACACACAGACAGGAAACCTGATTCACTCCATGGACCATGGAGATAGAGGTCCAGTCATTGCATTCTCTCCAAGTGAGAGCATGATTGCATCAGCCGAACATTCTATAAAATTGTGGGATACTTCTACTGGTACATGTCTCGGACAACGTTCAATCGATGGATGTGTTGAGTCTATGGTCTTCTCTGAAGACGGAACGTACGTTCGCACCAATGAAGGTCAGTTCCAAGTTGCTTCGATCCTCGGTGCCAACCCCGACTTGTGCCATGATAAGATGGTAGGAGAAGGTGTATACGTGCATAATAACTGGATCATGGAGGGAG CTAGCAAGTCGTCTTCTGTCATGGTCATTGGGCTCAGTGCGGATGAAAGGGAAACGGTCTGA
- a CDS encoding putative succinyl-CoA synthetase subunit alpha (succinyl-CoA synthetase, alpha subunit) — protein sequence MTNLRSLPARARGVPFSRLSARQTNGFSTSSRSYSYADTLPNLKIGAHTRVLFQGFTGRQATANVKESLAWGTKIVGGVKPGVEGEHLGLPVFPSVKAAQEKAKPDASAIYVPGNQTAKAIEEAIEAEIPLVVAVAEHVPIHDVLRIHSMLQTQSKTRLVGANCPGIISAIGKCRVGFQPLPCFSPGKIGIVAKSGTLSYETVASTSRAGLGQSLCISMGGDVLAGTNFVDALKIFENDPDTEGIILVGEIGGTAEIDAAEWIKDYNRRTANPKPIMGLVGGLHAPAGRIMGHAGAWTAVGEPGAHAKYQALERAGAVMVNHPEKFGEGMKTLLNSRPRVQNTTSTNTPNQKRGLHTMRRVTLQKNQRPPVSKQSRSLFIKQFQALDMLKEKSIPINETEPSESDIFLNLTVDRTALSPCVIASTSADFAPSHTSKFPFPYFNTDFSSSDSPIIKSIASHLHLPETTHETLAELVQALWQIFKEKEAYLLEVRVNPSTEGLEVRGARFGFDDAAFRSSGRQKEVHSLRNPAEEVHEEVEAEKDGIVYVKLQGEGSIGTLVNGAGLAMNTVDALTIHGGHCANFLDTGGKATSETVKSSFRIITSDPRVKAIFVNIFGGLTRCDMIAEGIIMAFRDLDMSVPVVVRLRGTNEEEGQKMIAESGLPLHAFDSFEGAAKKVISLAGGKPSN from the exons ATGACGAACTTGCGATCTCTCCCTGCGCGGGCGCGGGGAGTGCCCTTTTCACGCTTGTCCGCGAGACAGACGAATGGTTTCTCTACCTCATCGCGGAGTTATTCCTATGCTGATACGCTTCCGAACTTGAAGATCGGGGCCCATACCAGGGTTCTGTTTCAGGGATTTACAG GCAGACAG GCCACTGCCAACGTAAAAGAGTCATTGGCCTGGGGAACTAAGATTGTTGGAGGCGTAAAGCCAGGAGTCGAAGGCGAGCACCTCGGACTTCCTGTATTCCCCTCCGTGAAAGCG GcccaagaaaaagcgaaaccGGATGCATCGGCTATCTATGTACCGGGGAACCAGACAGCAAAGGCGATTGAAGAGGCCATTGAAGCTGAGATTCCTCTCGTCGTCGCTGTAGCGGAGCATGTGCCTATCCATGACGTTCTCAGA ATTCACTCCATGCTCCAGACACAGTCCAAAACGAGGCTAGTCGGGGCAAACTGTCCTGGTATTATCTCGGCGATCGGGAAGTGTCGTGTAGGATTCCAGCCGTTGCCGTGCTTTTCTCCTGGTAAGATCGGTATCGTTGCGAAGTCTGGGACCTTGAGCTATGAGACTGTTGCATCGACTTCACGTGCCGGTTTGGGGCAAAGCCTCTGTATCAGTATGGGTGGCGATGTCTTGGCTGGGACTAATTTCGTCGATGCCCTGAAGATATTCGAGAATGACCCCGATACAGAGGGTATCATTCTCGTTGGCGAGATTGGTGGAACGGCGGAGATAGACGCAGCAGAATGGATCAAGGATTACAACAGAAGAACCGCGAATCCTAA GCCAATCATGGGCCTAGTTGGTGGTTTGCACGCTCCTGCCGGACGAATCATGGGCCATGCAGGCGCATGGACTGCTGTTGGAGAACCGGGTGCACACGCAAAGTATCAAGCTCTCGAGCGCGCCGGGGCAGTCATGGTTAACCACCCAGAGAAATTCGGAGAAGGAATGAAGACCCTACTGAATAGTCGACCACGGGTGCAGAACACAACG TCTACCAACACCCCGAACCAGAAAAGGGGCCTACACACAATGAGACGTGTAACTCTACAAAAGAACCAACGCCCACCTGTATCGAAGCAGAGCCGGtccctcttcatcaagcaaTTCCAGGCCCTGGACATGTTGAAGGAAAAGTCCATTCCAATCAACGAAACAGAACCCTCAGAATCCGACATTTTCCTAAATCTCACAGTCGATAGAACAGCATTATCACCCTGCGTTATAGCTTCAACATCTGCTGATTTCGCACCGTCGCACACTAGCaaatttcctttcccttaCTTTAACACAGACTTCAGCAGCAGCGATTCACCAATCATCAAATCCATCGCATCTCACCTTCATCTCCCCGAAACCACACACGAGACACTAGCAGAACTAGTCCAAGCACTTTGGCAAATattcaaagaaaaagaagcctATCTATTAGAAGTCCGGGTAAACCCATCTACAGAAGGACTCGAAGTCCGAGGCGCACGTTTCGGCTTCGATGACGCCGCATTCCGAAGCTCAGGACGCCAGAAGGAAGTCCACAGCCTGCGGAACCCGGCAGAAGAAGTGCacgaagaagtcgaagcagagaaagacgGCATAGTCTACGTGAA ACTACAGGGAGAAGGTAGCATCGGAACTCTAG TAAACGGCGCCGGACTCGCAATGAACACAGTAGATGCACTCACTATCCACGGCGGCCACTGTGCCAATTTCCTGGATACAGGCGGCAAGGCAACGTCTGAGACGGTTAAGTCGTCGTTCCGGATTATCACTTCAGACCCCCGGGTCAAGGCTATCTTTGTCAATATCTTTGGGGGCCTCACGCGGTGTGATATGATTGCTGAGGGCATTATTATGGCCTTTAGGGATCTGGATATGAGTGTTCCGGTGGTGGTGCGGTTGAGGGGGACgaatgaggaagagggacAGAAAATG ATCGCTGAGAGTGGACTTCCGCTCCATGCGTTTGATAGTTTTGAAGGggctgcgaagaaggtgatTAGCTTAGCGGGGGGAAAGCCGTCGAATTAG
- a CDS encoding zinc-binding alcohol dehydrogenase family protein (zinc-binding oxidoreductase): MKAIVLNGTNATVVYSQPIPKLRDDYLLIKTVAVALNPTDCKAISQGRGAKDGLAGCDFAGIVEEIGPVVTKRWNKGDRVCGCTHGANSRNPDDGSFTEFIVVKGDVCMRMLDGMSFEEAAGIGVSAITCGQGLFQNLGLNLPLNPVQKKEYILIYGGSTSAGTLAIQYAKLAGYSVLTTCSPRNVDLVRSRGAEAVFDYNDPSCGEQIHRYTKGELQLVWDTIGSDQGVHACMAALSTKPGCRYGTILLNDIPRQDVACTRSIMMTFRGEPFDLYGKHFPPSAEDFEFAKMFTQLTETLLAENKLRPHPIRVCEGGLQGVLDGVGLVQQGNVSGVKLVYRVADTP, from the exons ATGAAAGCCATCGTTTTGAATGGAACAAATGCTACAGTGGTGTACTCACAGCCTATCCCTAAGCTCCGTGACGACTACCTTCTCATTAAAACCGTGGCCGTTGCCCTAAATCCGACTGACTGCAAGGCGATCAGCCAGGGAAGGGGGGCCAAAGATGGCCTAGCTGGCTGCGACTTCGCCGGTATTGTCGAAGAAATCGGACCAGTTGTCACCAAGCGTTGGAATAAAGGCGACCGAGTGTGTGGCTGCACTCATGGTGCTAATAGCCGTAATCCAGATGACGGGTCATTCACGGAGTTTATCGTCGTAAAGGGGGATGTCTGTATGAGAATGCTGGATGGCATGAGCTTCGAAGAAGCGGCTGGTATCGGCGTCAGTGCGATTACATGCGGTCAAGGCCTATTTCAGAATCTGGGGCTGAATCTTCCCCTTAATCCTGtccaaaagaaagagtacATCCTGATTTATGGTGGTAGCACGTCAGCGGGAACCCTTGCTATCCAATATGCAAAGCT GGCCGGCTATTCTGTCCTTACAACTTGCTCTCCAAGGAATGTAGATCTGGTCAGATCACGCGGCGCTGAAGCAGTCTTTGACTATAACGATCCATCATGTGGGGAGCAGATCCATCGTTACACGAAAGGGGAGCTCCAGCTGGTCTGGGATACCATCGGCTCCGATCAAGGAGTTCACGCCTGCATGGCCGCGCTGTCAACAAAGCCAGGGTGCCGATACGGTACGATTCTTCTCAATGATATCCCACGACAGGATGTCGCTTGTACGCGGAGCATCATGATGACGTTTCGGGGCGAGCCATTCGACTTGTACGGCAAACATTTTCCGCCAAGTGCTGAGGACTTTGAGTTTGCGAAGATGTTCACCCAATTGACGGAAACACTTCTCGCTGAAAACAAGCTGAGGCCTCATCCAATCAGAGTTTGTGAAGGAGGTTTGCAAGGCGTACTAGATGGTGTGGGGTTGGTGCAACAGGGGAATGTGAGCGGCGTTAAACTGGTGTATCGAGTTGCCGACACACCTTGA
- a CDS encoding uncharacterized protein (predicted protein), with protein MSISEATTTELQSSLRELSLSNNSPVKDIARPAVKTATAKAATAKKKAPVVADSWEDEADESEPDINSPGCASSSLSPSVTTAEGPLDPPPTPISPQTSQTWSSVPVYPDVGSASSRTSNSRSPSRRPEKQTAVAGRMIAGALGLRAPKRTEEQRAYDRAVKEKEIKRRNQEREAAAKAKEEEERAKASVWDD; from the coding sequence ATGTCTATTTCAGAAGCCACCACGACGGAGCTCCAATCATCCCTCCGCGAACTCTCCCTCAGTAACAATAGTCCCGTGAAGGACATCGCCCGCCCGGCGGTGAAAACTGCAACGGCCAAGGCAGCAActgccaagaagaaggccccTGTTGTTGCCGATTCATGGGAAGACGAGGCGGACGAGTCGGAACCGGACATTAACTCCCCAGGATGTGCTAGCTCTTCGCTGTCGCCATCCGTCACCACCGCAGAGGGCCCCTTAGACCCCCCGCCCACTCCGATTTCTCCCCAGACTTCCCAGACATGGAGCTCTGTGCCGGTGTATCCTGATGTTGGCAGTGCGTCGTCTCGGACATCGAATTCCAGGTCCCCGTCCCGGAGGCCGGAGAAGCAGACTGCTGTTGCGGGGAGGATGATTGCAGGTGCTTTGGGGCTTCGGGCCCCGAAGCGGACTGAGGAGCAGCGTGCGTATGATCGTgctgtgaaagagaaggagataaAGCGGCGGAATCAGGAGCGGGAGGCGGCAGCTAAAGctaaggaggaggaggaacgagCAAAGGCTTCTGTTTGGGATGATTAG